A portion of the Treponema rectale genome contains these proteins:
- a CDS encoding uracil phosphoribosyltransferase produces MSDEKSDEKVILKAEDLDGYLTEEDQKDLQTLEDMYSKTYQYFASEDKAQIIQSFDAMGHKMQEICAKHPNIKVYSFETDYGAQAEASRVISKLRDLKTEHAEFLYYTQRAFEMLFRLAYTDEHSVKKNHIVVKTPVVNPVQNYAVHKIPDIDNKIENSVMCVMLRGALLPSMIMSKEIEEYSSKGYVTPFALFKISRDDKRQETDMQYILNLKNSFFDIKELDGKDLIFADPMNATGGSLVTVVKYLQSKGIKPKSIKFFNVISALKGSMRVTRALENCTCYTLWMDPVLNHKAYIMPGLGDAGDRLNGCDSHETPRNIIQLIADYGSNIAALYRSQLRKIEQTVLGRI; encoded by the coding sequence ATGAGTGATGAAAAGAGTGATGAAAAAGTTATATTAAAGGCAGAAGATCTTGACGGATATCTTACTGAAGAGGATCAGAAAGACCTGCAGACTCTTGAAGATATGTATTCAAAAACATATCAGTATTTTGCCAGTGAGGATAAGGCTCAGATCATACAGAGTTTTGATGCTATGGGTCATAAAATGCAGGAAATCTGTGCAAAACATCCTAACATTAAGGTATACAGTTTTGAAACTGATTATGGCGCACAGGCAGAAGCAAGTCGTGTCATATCAAAATTAAGGGACTTAAAAACCGAGCATGCGGAGTTTCTTTATTATACTCAGCGTGCCTTTGAGATGCTTTTCCGCCTTGCATATACAGATGAGCATTCCGTAAAAAAGAATCATATTGTGGTAAAGACGCCTGTCGTTAATCCTGTTCAGAATTATGCCGTACATAAAATTCCTGATATTGACAACAAAATTGAAAATTCAGTTATGTGCGTAATGCTCAGAGGTGCACTGCTTCCGAGTATGATTATGTCGAAAGAGATAGAAGAATATTCTTCAAAAGGTTATGTAACTCCATTTGCACTGTTTAAGATTTCCCGGGATGATAAAAGACAGGAAACGGACATGCAGTATATCCTTAATCTTAAAAATTCTTTTTTTGATATAAAGGAACTTGACGGTAAAGACCTTATATTTGCAGATCCGATGAATGCTACGGGAGGTTCTCTCGTAACAGTCGTAAAATATCTTCAGAGCAAGGGTATTAAACCTAAAAGCATTAAATTTTTCAACGTGATTTCTGCCCTTAAGGGAAGCATGAGGGTAACCAGAGCTCTTGAAAACTGTACCTGCTATACTCTATGGATGGACCCTGTTTTGAATCACAAGGCTTACATTATGCCGGGACTTGGTGATGCAGGAGACCGTCTTAATGGTTGTGACAGTCATGAGACACCACGCAACATTATTCAGCTTATAGCTGACTATGGCAGTAATATTGCTGCCCTTTACAGAAGCCAGCTTAGAAAAATAGAGCAGACGGTCCTTGGGAGAATTTAA
- a CDS encoding tetratricopeptide repeat protein: MKLFSLTAAAVLTVIFLSGCTTVSSLPVPGEEAVRESNICREYYSIASSYEELKNYSKAVTYYKLSMSDPELHNAAYYKLGRCYVMSKDYSSALVIYEALLKKDPENITLKSCTAYVHAMNSDFPEAERLYKSLYEENPQSEDIAVNYINVLLIQEKYEQALPVFESFKEIFPDNDNVKTFQTKFDSVLTIAEPLSDQDVLPAEISEGQPAEKSEKE; this comes from the coding sequence ATGAAGTTGTTTTCACTTACAGCAGCAGCTGTATTGACTGTTATTTTTCTTTCAGGCTGTACAACCGTGTCCTCTCTGCCTGTTCCCGGTGAAGAGGCTGTTCGTGAAAGCAATATTTGCAGAGAGTATTATTCAATCGCTTCTTCTTATGAGGAGTTGAAGAATTATTCAAAGGCAGTAACTTATTATAAACTTTCAATGTCGGACCCTGAACTGCATAATGCTGCTTATTATAAGCTTGGCCGTTGTTACGTAATGTCAAAAGATTACAGCAGTGCGCTTGTTATTTACGAGGCATTACTGAAAAAAGATCCTGAAAACATTACCTTAAAATCCTGTACTGCCTATGTTCATGCAATGAATTCTGATTTTCCTGAAGCAGAAAGACTGTACAAAAGCCTTTATGAAGAAAATCCCCAGAGTGAAGATATTGCCGTAAATTATATTAATGTCCTTCTTATTCAGGAAAAATACGAGCAGGCTCTTCCTGTTTTTGAAAGTTTTAAGGAAATTTTTCCTGACAATGATAATGTAAAAACCTTCCAGACCAAATTTGATTCCGTATTAACAATTGCTGAGCCTTTGTCTGACCAGGATGTTTTGCCGGCAGAGATTTCAGAAGGTCAGCCGGCTGAAAAATCTGAAAAAGAATAA
- a CDS encoding motility associated factor glycosyltransferase family protein translates to MIYQNKFTAKTGEEIPVFKDGKPMNSRYNPSLEAMNFAESVSDGFIVTGGAGCALHILALLKKNPDSFIIAVEADQESLEFCRTFPAFIEAQSKPNVRFITEDKLEKELLENYIPVKYKNFSLSFIRAWEAENKELSVKIHDTVQKTLKRISADFSVQSHFGKIWHHNIIINSARTAPWSYSSPEKKQALICAAGPTLEDDIGYIKENSAQSCIIAADTTFSTLLEYGIIPDVTVSTDPQKISAEHFFNCPVQSACKKTILFVLDISTNPVIAETVVKRGHKAVFYKNGHPLAQTLFPDSLPLISAAGGTVTAACADFALKAGFTSITFTGADFAYVNGKPYARGTYLERGYNSSSRKLSTAETKYCGLMYRTELKHTENPGFLTTEVMETYRNSLEEWISKNGFTKHGRTYRLDNNTGSISCTGKRHSLAECTDKTSYLPLCAWLKKYNGEKTEEEILKLALAYSLRYNRIYES, encoded by the coding sequence TTGATTTACCAGAATAAATTTACAGCAAAAACCGGAGAAGAAATACCGGTCTTTAAAGACGGCAAGCCGATGAATTCAAGATATAATCCTTCACTGGAGGCAATGAATTTTGCAGAAAGTGTTTCTGACGGGTTCATTGTGACAGGAGGAGCAGGCTGTGCCCTTCATATTCTTGCACTTTTAAAAAAAAATCCGGATTCCTTTATAATTGCTGTAGAGGCAGATCAGGAAAGTCTTGAGTTCTGCAGAACATTTCCGGCCTTCATTGAGGCACAATCAAAACCTAACGTAAGGTTTATAACTGAGGATAAGCTCGAAAAGGAACTTCTTGAAAACTATATTCCTGTAAAGTATAAAAACTTTTCTTTATCGTTCATAAGAGCATGGGAAGCAGAAAATAAAGAACTTTCTGTAAAAATTCACGACACGGTTCAAAAGACCCTTAAAAGAATAAGTGCAGATTTTTCAGTTCAAAGCCATTTTGGAAAAATATGGCACCATAATATAATTATAAATTCTGCACGGACTGCTCCCTGGTCATATTCTTCACCGGAAAAAAAACAAGCCCTTATCTGTGCAGCAGGTCCGACTCTTGAAGATGACATCGGCTATATAAAGGAAAATTCCGCTCAAAGCTGTATAATTGCAGCCGACACTACATTTTCTACACTTCTGGAATACGGAATAATACCTGATGTTACGGTCAGCACGGATCCTCAAAAAATTTCTGCAGAGCATTTTTTTAACTGTCCGGTTCAGTCAGCATGTAAAAAAACAATACTGTTTGTTCTGGATATTTCTACAAATCCTGTCATTGCAGAAACCGTTGTAAAACGCGGACATAAAGCCGTCTTTTATAAAAACGGACACCCTCTGGCCCAGACCCTGTTTCCGGATTCTTTGCCCCTGATATCAGCGGCAGGAGGAACGGTTACAGCTGCCTGTGCAGACTTTGCGTTAAAAGCAGGCTTCACTTCAATTACTTTTACAGGAGCAGACTTTGCCTATGTAAACGGCAAACCTTACGCCCGCGGAACCTATCTGGAACGCGGCTATAATTCCAGTTCACGGAAACTGTCAACTGCAGAAACAAAATACTGTGGCCTTATGTACAGAACGGAACTTAAACATACGGAAAATCCAGGGTTCCTTACGACTGAAGTAATGGAAACATACAGAAACTCCCTGGAGGAATGGATAAGTAAAAACGGATTCACTAAACATGGAAGAACTTACCGGCTCGATAATAACACAGGAAGTATTTCCTGTACCGGTAAAAGACATTCTCTGGCGGAATGCACTGACAAAACATCGTACCTGCCCTTATGTGCATGGTTAAAAAAATATAATGGAGAAAAAACGGAGGAAGAAATTTTAAAACTTGCACTAGCCTATTCCCTCCGATATAATCGTATCTATGAAAGTTAA
- a CDS encoding 6-hydroxymethylpterin diphosphokinase MptE-like protein, giving the protein MAVEFFQAGNGEKTCKINNLPLHSAYEPSKEAERYVKNAVCKFKPKFVLVVEPGLSYCAPYLRQTFPDSKICCVRLCNEFSDSDSQWDKVFYFYSTKSLDSDIFNYMGDEGIIACFFWTWPGAQNALREQNNEVWEEIKKAVLKTKSILNTRRYFAKRWTKNALRFCLFSKYNAYILKGNSPVIVCASGPSLRSSIPFLKKYREQYFLVAVSSALSPLIDAEIIPDVCISTDGGYWAKLHLEFGLKRHNIPLVLPLEGACYGEILSEHTVVPVAYGDGVGEKLIDKCNYINVKAIRNGTVSGTAADFALSITSGEVFFCGLDLSPSKGFAHTQPNELEINDSIHDNRLRTQETRVTPHTFNSPALDIYRAWFSSNNFFHRVFRLSDDFKYNNSLGQISDVNWKVFKQHIPTGLLTKPTSLFLTHEIVKNERIKMLLEETWHNLNDKEWIKSVLPNEEILYERSKPEEKEVLEKKIKESMEEFAREIQATFEKGLKS; this is encoded by the coding sequence ATGGCAGTTGAATTCTTTCAGGCAGGCAACGGAGAAAAAACCTGTAAGATAAATAATTTACCTCTTCATTCTGCATATGAGCCGTCAAAAGAAGCAGAGCGCTATGTAAAAAACGCTGTATGCAAATTCAAGCCAAAGTTTGTTCTTGTTGTAGAACCCGGGCTTTCATACTGTGCTCCATATCTCAGACAGACATTTCCTGATTCAAAAATATGCTGCGTCAGACTCTGCAATGAATTTTCAGACTCTGACAGTCAGTGGGATAAGGTCTTTTATTTCTATTCAACAAAAAGTCTGGACTCTGATATTTTTAATTACATGGGGGATGAAGGCATAATCGCCTGTTTTTTCTGGACATGGCCGGGAGCTCAAAACGCCCTCAGGGAACAGAACAATGAAGTCTGGGAAGAGATTAAAAAAGCAGTCCTCAAAACAAAATCAATACTCAATACGAGACGTTACTTTGCTAAACGCTGGACGAAGAATGCCCTGCGGTTCTGTCTCTTTTCTAAATATAATGCGTACATACTCAAAGGAAATTCTCCTGTTATAGTATGTGCTTCAGGCCCGAGTTTACGCTCATCAATTCCCTTCCTGAAAAAATACCGGGAGCAGTATTTTCTGGTTGCTGTTTCTTCAGCACTCTCCCCGCTTATTGATGCAGAAATAATTCCAGATGTATGTATTTCAACTGACGGAGGCTATTGGGCAAAGCTTCATCTGGAATTCGGACTTAAACGGCACAATATTCCCCTTGTCCTTCCACTGGAAGGAGCCTGCTACGGAGAAATTTTAAGTGAACACACTGTCGTACCGGTTGCATATGGAGACGGTGTCGGAGAAAAACTTATAGACAAATGCAATTACATTAACGTAAAGGCAATTCGCAACGGAACTGTCAGCGGAACTGCGGCAGATTTTGCACTCAGCATAACAAGCGGAGAAGTTTTTTTCTGCGGGCTGGATTTAAGTCCGTCAAAAGGTTTTGCCCATACACAACCTAATGAACTTGAAATAAACGACAGCATCCATGACAACAGATTACGAACTCAGGAAACGAGGGTTACACCTCATACCTTCAATTCACCTGCTCTTGATATTTACAGAGCCTGGTTTTCAAGCAATAACTTTTTTCACAGAGTTTTCAGATTAAGTGATGATTTCAAATACAATAATTCTCTCGGACAGATTTCAGATGTCAACTGGAAAGTTTTTAAGCAGCACATTCCGACAGGACTTCTTACAAAGCCGACATCTCTTTTTTTAACCCACGAAATCGTAAAAAACGAAAGAATCAAGATGCTTCTGGAAGAAACCTGGCATAACCTTAATGATAAAGAATGGATAAAAAGCGTACTTCCAAATGAGGAGATCCTCTATGAACGTTCAAAGCCTGAGGAAAAGGAAGTTCTGGAAAAAAAGATAAAAGAAAGCATGGAGGAATTTGCAAGGGAAATTCAGGCAACCTTTGAAAAAGGACTTAAATCTTGA
- a CDS encoding FtsB family cell division protein, with product MKRLRLLSAAFAGTLCYVLISVCAGRYGIWAQGQLEEQKRILSIHEASIERIHNELFMEKNALLNDASVIAAHARRLGYVSDGEILVKIRGLSSYQNTVKDPGFAVEEGEIRYLSERTCKSIGFIIFGLLYIVLLLGDFARGRISLPVRKRRFTVLNGAVVYDMQQN from the coding sequence ATGAAAAGGTTAAGATTACTGTCTGCTGCTTTTGCCGGAACTCTCTGTTATGTCCTCATTTCTGTATGTGCAGGCCGTTACGGCATCTGGGCTCAGGGACAGCTTGAGGAACAGAAACGAATACTAAGTATTCATGAGGCATCTATAGAAAGGATTCATAATGAACTCTTTATGGAAAAAAATGCACTTCTTAATGATGCCAGTGTGATTGCAGCTCATGCCCGGCGTCTCGGTTATGTAAGCGACGGGGAAATCCTTGTCAAGATAAGGGGGCTTTCTTCCTATCAGAATACCGTAAAAGATCCCGGATTTGCAGTTGAGGAAGGAGAAATCCGCTATCTTTCAGAAAGAACCTGTAAGTCCATAGGCTTTATTATTTTTGGTCTTCTCTATATAGTACTGCTGCTGGGGGATTTTGCCCGTGGAAGGATATCTCTTCCTGTCCGAAAAAGGCGTTTTACGGTACTGAATGGAGCGGTAGTTTATGACATGCAGCAAAACTGA
- a CDS encoding L-threonylcarbamoyladenylate synthase, which translates to MTCSKTDSESIEKISDVLKNGGIVILPTDTVYGFSGVVDLKGRKEFFCDDRIRQIKGRSETKPLIQLIAKPEDINLYTDAAIDPELLSKWPGPLTVIVPLKKDSPLKTDLKTIAFRCPGDEWLRKIIENCGVPLYSTSVNRSGYPVLCTEKEIISEFENECDLIVLAGDTENALPSTIVKVEEGKPYTVVRQGALKL; encoded by the coding sequence ATGACATGCAGCAAAACTGATTCTGAATCTATAGAAAAAATTTCTGATGTTTTAAAAAATGGCGGAATTGTGATTCTTCCTACTGATACTGTTTACGGTTTTTCCGGAGTTGTAGATTTAAAGGGTAGAAAAGAGTTCTTCTGTGATGACAGAATCCGTCAGATAAAGGGACGTTCTGAGACGAAGCCTCTGATTCAGCTTATTGCAAAACCTGAAGATATTAATCTTTATACTGATGCAGCCATTGATCCTGAGCTTCTGTCAAAATGGCCGGGCCCCCTTACTGTAATTGTTCCCCTGAAAAAAGATTCACCTTTAAAAACTGACCTGAAGACCATAGCTTTCCGCTGTCCCGGGGATGAATGGCTCAGGAAAATAATAGAAAACTGTGGTGTGCCGCTTTACAGTACCAGTGTAAACAGAAGCGGTTATCCCGTTTTATGTACTGAAAAAGAAATCATAAGTGAATTTGAAAACGAATGTGACCTTATAGTGCTTGCCGGAGACACTGAAAATGCCCTTCCTTCTACGATTGTTAAGGTTGAAGAGGGAAAACCGTATACAGTGGTCAGGCAGGGCGCCTTAAAACTGTAG
- a CDS encoding TP0183 family DNA metabolism protein — protein MKTRFFLQLIILSTAAAFSHAATQVDFYATESSSQDTGMIQMTTDHFYSQFQTIDGYIVIDHRKDHFSMEEATSNISFYAEIQESPEGGWICTLNAIKAAENKNVSSTKKYESYYMILLDAKPSLENLLSNLSGNSKVSVSQPEQKDNHEDERHTDIEILAGTWAGEEFIDKILILRSGKGVIIYKNGAIMNVSVSIDGSSVHIIQTGRSNASYFPELPRAAALKNAASAPPVEWNLVLTAGGSLEGSKQTLIQNGNSPSEVKKGTVNVVWQRRK, from the coding sequence GTGAAAACCAGATTTTTTCTGCAGTTAATTATTCTCTCCACTGCGGCAGCCTTCAGCCATGCTGCCACACAAGTGGATTTTTATGCCACGGAATCTTCTTCACAGGATACCGGCATGATCCAGATGACTACAGACCATTTTTATTCACAATTCCAGACAATAGACGGTTATATCGTCATTGACCACAGAAAAGACCACTTCTCCATGGAAGAAGCTACGTCAAACATTTCCTTTTATGCAGAAATTCAGGAATCTCCGGAAGGCGGCTGGATCTGTACGCTGAATGCAATAAAAGCAGCCGAAAACAAAAACGTAAGTTCCACAAAAAAATACGAATCTTATTACATGATTCTCCTTGATGCAAAACCTTCCCTCGAAAACTTGCTGTCAAATCTTTCTGGAAATTCAAAAGTTTCAGTTTCACAACCGGAACAGAAAGATAATCATGAGGACGAACGGCATACTGACATAGAAATTCTTGCAGGAACATGGGCCGGAGAAGAATTCATAGACAAAATACTCATTCTCCGCAGCGGAAAGGGCGTCATAATCTACAAAAACGGTGCCATCATGAACGTTTCCGTATCAATAGACGGCTCATCCGTCCATATAATTCAGACAGGAAGGAGTAATGCCTCTTACTTCCCGGAACTTCCCCGTGCTGCAGCCCTGAAAAATGCAGCTTCTGCCCCTCCTGTAGAATGGAATCTTGTCCTTACCGCAGGCGGAAGTCTTGAAGGCTCAAAGCAGACCCTCATTCAGAACGGGAACTCTCCGTCCGAAGTAAAAAAAGGAACGGTAAACGTTGTCTGGCAGAGAAGAAAATAA
- the smpB gene encoding SsrA-binding protein SmpB, with the protein MSEGKKIIAENRKARFNYTIEDSIECGIALEGTEVKSVKEGSVSFADSFALIENNEIWLQNFHISEYSYSSVFNHDPDRKKKLLLHRDEIKRLRRKVEEKGFTLIPLDFYLKNGRVKVNLGVCKGKKLFDKRADIKDRDVKRDIAREFRNGLKG; encoded by the coding sequence ATGTCTGAAGGTAAAAAAATAATTGCCGAAAACAGAAAGGCCCGGTTTAACTACACAATAGAAGACTCTATCGAATGCGGAATTGCCCTTGAAGGTACGGAAGTAAAATCCGTAAAGGAAGGAAGCGTCTCTTTTGCGGACAGTTTTGCCCTGATAGAAAATAATGAAATCTGGCTTCAAAACTTTCATATTTCAGAATACTCATATTCATCTGTTTTCAATCATGACCCTGACAGAAAAAAGAAACTTCTCCTCCACAGAGATGAAATAAAAAGACTGAGACGGAAAGTTGAAGAAAAAGGCTTTACCCTCATTCCCCTTGACTTTTACCTTAAAAATGGCCGTGTTAAGGTAAATCTCGGGGTGTGTAAAGGAAAGAAACTCTTTGACAAACGTGCCGATATAAAAGACAGGGACGTAAAACGCGATATTGCCCGAGAATTCAGAAACGGACTGAAAGGATAA
- a CDS encoding SpoIIE family protein phosphatase has translation MQSEGKTYKTFPLSSLTVKLPFYLALFCTILILANGTLGYRVFMHLFEKQYRAVTEQIANTALSYIDADRITSYAQGAPADEAWMESDRMLDALTVSAQLAYIYVTIPDEKYESRVYVFDTVHPQVVNGKKYPLGQVNSLLKYDDDYIENLRRVMEHGEPYIRFVYNERGGHVTTSVPVIDSHGKTVAIMSIVKPMSEVSEFKESYRRSVTINSSIITGIFVVIFIIILLFMVVRPVSMITHETAHFAEHGGKISNKLSRIKGRDELGILARSVEKMSVDMNSYIDVLTRTTAEKERLSAELDVATQIQANMLPRIFPPYADHPELELYASMEPAKEVGGDFYDFFVIDDDHFAVVVGDVSGKGVPAALFMVVAKTLLKNVAMQGFGPAEIFTMVNSQLCEGNDAGLFVTCWLGILTISTGELKFANAGHTSPVLRHENKCEFLVSKPDLMLAAMEGIKYSEHSLQFYGGDSIFLYTDGITEAVNGKEELYGEERLLSCLKNCDCMNSRELLKAVRADIDRFTDVTPQFDDITMLEFKLKNGE, from the coding sequence ATGCAATCAGAAGGCAAAACTTATAAAACTTTTCCTCTCTCAAGTCTTACGGTAAAACTCCCGTTTTATCTGGCATTGTTCTGTACAATCCTCATTCTGGCTAACGGAACCCTTGGTTACCGTGTTTTCATGCATCTGTTTGAAAAACAGTACCGTGCGGTTACGGAACAGATAGCTAATACTGCACTGTCATATATTGATGCGGACAGGATAACTTCCTATGCTCAGGGAGCTCCTGCTGATGAGGCATGGATGGAAAGTGACAGGATGCTTGATGCCCTTACGGTTTCTGCCCAGCTTGCATATATTTACGTAACGATTCCTGATGAGAAATATGAATCCAGGGTTTATGTTTTTGATACGGTTCATCCTCAGGTTGTAAATGGAAAAAAATATCCTCTCGGGCAGGTCAACAGTCTTTTAAAGTATGATGATGATTACATAGAAAATCTCCGCAGGGTAATGGAGCACGGGGAACCCTATATCCGCTTTGTGTATAATGAAAGGGGCGGGCATGTTACGACTTCCGTTCCTGTAATTGATTCTCATGGAAAAACCGTTGCGATAATGAGCATAGTAAAACCTATGAGTGAGGTTAGTGAATTTAAGGAAAGTTACCGCAGGTCTGTTACCATAAATTCTTCAATTATTACCGGAATTTTTGTTGTTATTTTCATTATTATTCTTTTATTCATGGTTGTCCGTCCTGTTTCAATGATTACCCATGAAACTGCGCATTTTGCAGAACACGGAGGAAAGATTTCAAATAAACTGAGCCGGATAAAGGGAAGGGATGAACTGGGAATTCTTGCCCGCTCCGTAGAAAAAATGAGCGTCGATATGAATTCCTATATCGATGTTCTTACCAGAACTACGGCAGAAAAGGAGAGGCTTTCTGCAGAACTTGATGTTGCAACTCAGATTCAGGCAAATATGCTTCCGCGGATATTTCCTCCATATGCAGACCATCCTGAACTTGAATTGTATGCCAGTATGGAACCTGCAAAGGAGGTCGGCGGTGATTTTTATGATTTCTTTGTAATTGATGATGATCATTTTGCCGTCGTAGTGGGAGATGTCAGCGGAAAGGGCGTTCCCGCAGCTCTGTTCATGGTTGTTGCAAAGACTCTGCTGAAGAATGTTGCAATGCAGGGATTTGGACCGGCAGAGATTTTTACGATGGTCAATTCCCAGCTTTGTGAAGGAAATGATGCCGGGCTTTTTGTAACGTGCTGGCTTGGAATTCTTACCATCAGTACCGGAGAATTGAAATTTGCCAATGCAGGACACACAAGTCCTGTTTTAAGGCATGAAAATAAATGTGAATTCCTCGTGTCTAAGCCGGACCTTATGCTGGCTGCAATGGAGGGAATAAAATACAGTGAACATTCCCTGCAGTTTTATGGCGGCGACAGCATTTTCCTTTATACAGACGGAATTACAGAGGCTGTGAACGGAAAGGAAGAACTGTATGGAGAAGAAAGGCTGCTTTCCTGCCTGAAAAACTGTGACTGTATGAATTCCCGGGAGCTTCTTAAGGCTGTCCGCGCAGATATTGACAGGTTTACGGATGTAACCCCTCAGTTTGATGATATTACCATGCTTGAGTTTAAACTGAAAAATGGAGAGTGA
- a CDS encoding ATP-binding protein, whose amino-acid sequence MVSRTFKACDENMQAVNDFIHSNFPENISPKAAGEIDLAVEEIFVNIAHYAYHPETGTVEIECSVDEEGFLKIVFYDSGMPYNPLLRKDPDITQSAEERNIGGLGIFLTKKFMDDVGYFFAGGKNVLYIRKRL is encoded by the coding sequence ATGGTGAGCAGAACTTTTAAGGCCTGTGATGAAAACATGCAGGCTGTAAATGATTTTATTCATTCGAACTTTCCTGAAAACATTTCTCCTAAGGCAGCAGGAGAAATAGATCTTGCAGTGGAAGAAATATTCGTAAACATTGCCCATTACGCATATCATCCTGAAACCGGTACAGTTGAAATAGAATGCAGCGTAGACGAAGAAGGTTTTCTTAAAATCGTATTCTATGATTCAGGCATGCCTTATAATCCGCTTCTCAGAAAAGACCCGGACATAACTCAGTCTGCAGAAGAAAGAAATATAGGCGGTCTGGGAATATTTCTGACAAAGAAATTTATGGATGACGTAGGTTATTTTTTTGCCGGCGGAAAAAATGTCCTTTACATCAGGAAGCGATTGTAA
- a CDS encoding STAS domain-containing protein — MTISENKIDDTTEIIISGRLDTTTAPQLETKLKECTSGCTTLVLNLAEVSYISSAGLRVVLLAHKVMSAAGGKMRIKKPSEFCMQVFAATGMDGVLTIAS, encoded by the coding sequence ATGACAATTTCAGAAAATAAAATCGACGATACTACGGAAATTATAATTTCAGGAAGGCTTGATACCACTACGGCGCCTCAGCTTGAAACAAAACTGAAGGAATGTACTTCCGGATGTACTACCCTTGTTCTGAACCTTGCAGAAGTAAGCTATATTTCCAGTGCAGGGCTTCGTGTAGTACTTCTTGCCCACAAGGTAATGAGTGCGGCTGGAGGAAAGATGCGCATAAAGAAGCCTTCCGAGTTCTGCATGCAGGTATTTGCAGCAACCGGAATGGACGGTGTCCTTACAATCGCTTCCTGA
- a CDS encoding SUMF1/EgtB/PvdO family nonheme iron enzyme yields the protein MRCNNCGTELEGNFKFCPSCGQNVEEQILTQTLAEIMREGKTCDSGTGEDLKLNLKEDRPAVKSDTVPKMIYIEGGSFLMGMSEFNRSVMINGFAVSETPVTQRQYEAVTGKNPSKLKGADRPVECVNWCEALIFCNLLSISQGLLPCYSIGMNADLSAFETSSPVWKRVSCNFAAPGYRLPTEAEWEYAARGGKNHSPAQFAGSDDINKVAWFGENSDVHTHSVGCKKPNMLGLYDMCGNVAEWCWDYMEELPIMPMTNPCGPKSGNFHVKRGGSWLDDMQQCTVCYRSGSAPTGKSSSLGFRVCRSVIEGIM from the coding sequence ATGAGGTGTAATAATTGCGGAACTGAACTGGAAGGAAATTTTAAATTCTGTCCCAGCTGCGGTCAGAATGTTGAAGAACAGATCCTTACTCAGACTCTGGCTGAAATAATGCGGGAAGGAAAAACTTGTGATTCCGGAACGGGAGAAGATCTTAAACTGAACCTGAAGGAAGACCGTCCTGCCGTAAAGTCAGATACTGTTCCTAAAATGATATATATCGAAGGCGGCTCTTTTTTAATGGGTATGTCCGAATTCAACAGGAGCGTTATGATAAACGGTTTTGCTGTATCAGAAACGCCTGTTACGCAGCGGCAGTATGAAGCCGTAACCGGTAAGAATCCTTCAAAATTAAAGGGTGCAGACCGTCCTGTTGAATGCGTAAACTGGTGTGAAGCCTTGATTTTCTGTAATCTCCTCAGTATTTCCCAGGGGCTTCTTCCGTGCTATTCAATAGGAATGAATGCGGATCTTTCGGCTTTTGAGACTTCAAGTCCGGTATGGAAAAGAGTTAGCTGTAATTTTGCAGCTCCCGGATACAGATTACCTACGGAAGCTGAATGGGAGTACGCTGCGAGAGGCGGCAAAAATCACAGTCCTGCTCAGTTTGCAGGCAGTGATGACATAAATAAGGTTGCATGGTTCGGAGAGAACAGTGATGTTCATACCCATTCTGTGGGATGCAAAAAGCCCAACATGCTCGGCCTGTATGATATGTGCGGCAACGTGGCGGAATGGTGCTGGGATTATATGGAAGAACTTCCGATTATGCCGATGACGAATCCATGCGGGCCTAAAAGCGGTAATTTTCATGTAAAAAGAGGGGGAAGTTGGCTTGATGACATGCAGCAGTGTACCGTCTGCTATAGAAGCGGAAGTGCGCCGACCGGAAAAAGTTCCAGCCTTGGCTTCAGGGTATGCCGCTCCGTAATCGAAGGAATCATGTAG